Genomic window (Carettochelys insculpta isolate YL-2023 chromosome 12, ASM3395843v1, whole genome shotgun sequence):
TAGGATCCccagaataaaaatatttcaaatattggAGCGTATCAAATAATGTAGCTGCACTGCATTTTGCTCCAGAAGGATAAAGTGCCTTTGAGTTATGGCCTCTGCTTCTGGATTGGTCATAGTCATAACAATCAACATTCTTCTTCTTACTCACTAAAGAGGGCTAAAATTTCTCTCCAGGGCTGAACTTTTCAGTAATGGAAATACACAAGCAACCCTGAGCCTCTACCTGTAGACTTCAAGGCAGTGAGTCTAGACCTGTTGAGGGCTTCTGGAAGTCCTAGTTTTTGACCATTACCTAAGGGCTCAAGAGTGGTTCCTTAGCAGTGACTTGTTCCTGGACTACTAGAGACAAGCTAGCTCCATTTGTGAGGCATAAATGGAAAATAAAGGGTTAATACAATAGTTTGTGGTTTTAAACTTCTATGCTTATGGAAGACCTCTCAATAGCCACATCATTACTGACTTGCACTATATCTGCCACATCAACACACCCGCTTTCTTGGGAAAGATGCTGCATGCAAACTGTGTTCTGATGATTGTTGCTCCACCAGCAGTTAGGATTCCTAATTCTCCAAGATTGTCCTGGAGTTTCTAGGCAGTAAAGATtcatctttaattaaaaattgtcATTTGAACTCCAGGAATTCATCCAACCAAAGTTGGCAACCATACCAGCAGTATTGAGCTTCCTTAAGTTATCTCAGTGAGAGACTGGATGGGAAGTGGGTTTAATTAAATCTGACTCCTGGAACCTTGACTCCACTGCTCAAGGAGTGGCTGAGAAGCTAGccttaaaataaaaagcataGATGTCCCTCACTGCACCACAGAGCTAAGCTAAATTCATAGACTTCTAACTCAGTATACCTGATTTTGCAAAAATGTGTCTGCAAGTGACTAGTTAGACACCATCAAAAACACATCCTATATAGACTATATgtggtcttgtctacacttacagggaGATCAGTGCTTTGGAGCTCAATCTCCCTGGGGGGAGATTACCATGCCTAGTAGTAATGACCTGCTATATGGATAGCTGATTGCATTCCTGTCAACAGGAGAGTAAGGGGGAGTCAAAGGGAGAGTTTATTCTGTCcacactcctcccccaccaaagTGGTGATGCTGCAGTAACTCCacctaaggtatgttgactctagCTACTCTATTCATCTAGCTGGAGCTGCGTATCttaatgtttctcaaccaggaatATGTGTACTCTTGAGGGTACATTcaggtcttccaggaggtacGTCATCTCctctagatatttgcttagtcTTACAACAggctaaacttaaaaaaaaaaaaaaaaaacacattcagacagtgacttgtttctactgatgccttatgctgaaatgtaaacaCTATTTCTATCCCCATTAGTTTTTgaagtgaggtgtaatttggcGGTATAcagaacaaatctgactcctgaaaagtgtacagtaacctggaaaggttgaagggcgcttgtttcaagacttcagattaccttaggaccatgtttctcaatggGTGGTATGCGTGCTCTGAGAGTACATGAGAAATCTGGGGTACTTAGAACCCTTTTAGATGgggtactcttttttttttaaaaggcttaaACACTGGCATACACCAAGCCTTAAACTAAAGTAAATGTGCAATCCTAAGGCCTCCATCCTGGGTATGAATCTGAAGATGGAACCTCTCTTGACAATAGTGAGGTTCTCTGAGGGTGCAAAGTCTCACTGAATGAGAGCCAGTTGCAAGACTGGGGCTGAAGTGACTATATTGTAAAAGTTTAGCCATGTAACTTCAATATAGCTGTCTTgctgatgcagcaaaatcacaGGAAGTTCTAATGTTCCTAAATTGCTTTTAATATCAGATGAAAAGCAAGTGGAAACTGCAGAGGAAGTATCTAgtgtaaaaataaatgtgtaacTATATTTTTACAGCTTCCTCAGTTGTAGTCTTTCACTGAACATAAGCTTTTTCCTTTTAGCactaggaggggaaaaaaatactttaGTGCTTTGCTTCAAATGAACTGCTGACAAAAGGAGATTGATATGTCAACCAAAAACACCTAGCACATTCTGCTTGtaacatgtttttttaaatgtccattCCCTTCCCACTAGGAGCCTACAGAAGGTCCGTAAGGACAAATTTCTTATCAACTGGGTGATAATTCCCTGACACAACTATGATTTACTTACGTGAAGGATTTTCTCCAAAAGAACTTAgaaccttttttccttttctttctttaaagaagAGACGTCGGAGACTAGACCGAAATATGATAGGAGAGCCCATGAACTTTGTCCATACTGCCCATGTTGGAACAAAAGATATGAGTAGTGGTTTTACATCTGTAAGTATGTGCTCTACAAGATGTACTTAACTGCTAAAAGTAGATGTTTGTTGTAAGCATTACTTGCCAGAGTGTGGAGGATGACTGCAACAGGACAGTGTCAAGACAATCTACTGTATAGTCTTCTCCATGCTACACGTTCAGAACAAACTATCTGACTTGATACTAGTTCATAGCACTCTTATCTGAGATACTGCAGCCCTGGTGTGTACAACTGGGGGGGCTGAAGTATGACCTATTCAGTTCTCATAAAGAAcagtccctggaagctgagtgtttgggcagctgccccggagagattcaaatgccacccagctgatcacagaaagcccacagctggcagcatatatgtgtatttgtggtgcacataaaagttaAATGAATTTTGCTCATGGGGCCTCATTCTTctgtcactcccttaaaggactgGGACTTGGACATCTGTGCAGTAACAACACCATGTTACTAATCTCAGCTTAGTCATTAATATCCTGGGTACTGAAATAGCTCCATATGTGGGTAAGCATGTCTTGCTCGTTAAGATTAATGCTTGAAATTGTTTGTCTCTCTATTTTGTCAAAACACTAAGTCTTAAATGTAATCTACTAACATACTGTATTCTTCTCTAGGCTGGGTCAATTCAGGACCACATGAAGTCAAAAGGTGGCTACACAAATGGTACTTCTGCAAGTGCACAGCTATAGCAAACCAGAAAGGAGACTGAAGTACCAGTTCTTGGTATGTTCTGATTTTTCCTAAATCTCTATAAAAGCTATGTGAGTTAGAACAGGAAGGGAAAACTCAAGCTATTTTATGTAGGTTAATTCAGGCTTCATTTTCTTTGTAGTCCCCATGCATTTGTATAAAAGCCATTCTATCTTATAATTGCCAACCTGGGATGGTGATGGAGCAATTGAAATTGCAACACCAGCCTAGGTGACTTCCAAATGGGGAAGACACCCTGTCCCAAATAACTTACTGTTGGATTGTATGGCGTGTTTGCAAGCATTGTTACTAGTCTAAAACCACAAGCATAAAAagtcttcacttttttttttttttcgcctcCCACAGAAAGTTTGATCTTGTGGAAGACTTCACTTGTTTACACTAATAGTAAAAGAGATCCTACTGGGGAATGGAGTATTAGTGTTTTTCTCTGAATCTAGTATTTAGATGCTCACAATCTCTTCTCTGCTGGAACTGTACACCTGATGTTGCTTTTAACTGTATACATCTAGACCTTGTGTTTTTCTGCCTTAAAGTTCAGTTAAGTTGCcacgggggtgtgtgtgtgtgtatgttggaTGCTCTACAAATCACTGGGTCCTCCGCTCTAAAGTAGGCCCAGGTAACTGAGGAAAAAAGTTGTCCCCTCACTGAGCTGTATGTGCCTAGCATGTTCTCTCCTACTACTCTAACGGCAACAGAGCTTCGCTGTGTGAAAGCCTCTGAAATAGGCTAGGTAATGCTGGGTGGGTCTCAACAGAATGCCAACAACATTCTTTAGACTTAAATTATGCCTCAACAATACTTAAGTATCAACTCAATTTTAAAAACATAGCAATGACATTCTAGGTATCAGACACGTAGAACTGTAGCTTTTGTTTAGTAGTCCAATTTAAAAAAGTCAGCAATAGTAGATCTACGTACAAGTGACAGTCTGTCTTacagacacttaaaaaaaaaaaaccaaaaccagtcTCTGATTACAGTACTtggatttttaaatgtattagaAGTTTAGGTACATTTTTAACAGATCTAATGCTCTAAATTAGAGAGAATAGAAAGACTAGTGAACCACTTCCCTAAGAAATGTACCACATTTGACACTTAAATGCTAAATTGTAGTCTGGGTATACTTAAAATATTGACAGAGCTGGCATTCTGAGATGCTGCTTTTGTTTAAATAGCTGTATGAAACTTGCAGGCTCTGCCCTTAAGTATCCCTTAACATGACAAGGTCCATAATCACTCTGTCACAAGTGTaactataattttttttaatcttgggtAATACACAATTGTCCTCTTAAACTGTACAGTTCATATGGATGCCGCCTAGTGATAACTTGTGTCCTTGGTTTCACTTAAGTACATAAACTTCCATTATTACCACGTTAAGAGCATGACAAGACACAGGGTGAGTCAGTAgacttttttcatttatttcaacaGGCATAGGATCAAGCCTTCAGTTCTGTCATTAAAAGACAGGCCTTCGCTTAATATTTCAAGTAGTGTGATTTGACTGTCATGTGACCCAGTTAAAATTCCAAGTCTTCTCTTTGAAATGTGTAATGTAGTGGTATTGAGGACTGATATGAATGCTTAACATGAGTGACACTTTTGGTTCTCTCTACAGTTGGAATAGAGAAATATTCTTTAAGTGAAAACTCTTCTTACTAgaatttttcaaaagtgtctgTACAGTAACTACACAAAgcaagtgtaatttttttttggcatgtGTGTATTAGAATACatgcatttgttttttaaaatagcaaaCTACAGTATGAGTATCTTCTTTGAAGCACATTATCTGTCATACTGAAGTTTTTGCAGCTTGTTTTTGGATCATAAATACTGTAGTTGGTCAATAAATGTCTCCTTGAAAACTCAAGTATTTCTGCTTATATCTTATATACAGCTGGGCAACAGCCTTATACTTTTAATAGCTTGGCTTGAGCAGAGTCTGATATCTTCTCATGAGTCTGAATTAATATTTTGTCTGCCATGCCTTCAACAGTAAGGAGGAGGCATACCTAGTTTCTGAACTCCTAACAGGATGATCAAAAACAGACCTCATTGTGcagtttttcaaaaaacaaaacaaaccttcaAACTGAGGCTGACCAGTACTTACTTCTACTGAACTAAGCAAGATCAGTGGAGAGTCTGGAGCACACTCACCCCATCTCCTCAACCTGCTGTAAACTCCAGAGGATTGGAAAAATGTTTTCCAGAACTCTATGAACATCTGCAGCTGTACTTAAGCACTGGTCTTTTAGGGGGTTCTATACTTCCTAGACAAGCCAATAGGCTAACATTCACTGTTACTTAGATTGAAGGGAATGAAAGACCCATGTGAGCAGAGATGATAGTGCCCTGCTCATAGCAGAAGAGGGCTAGCTCTGCTTGAAGAACCCTCAGTTACATCTACGTGAGAGactttctggcaaaactgggcttttgttgggggCAAAACCAGGGAGCATCTAGACACAAAAATGTGCTTTGTTaaatttcttgacaaaacccaacacttttgtcgacagaacactgttgagagaggctctaTACCCAAGCAgggagaggcataatgctgctgtcagaaCAGCCATGCAGATGTTCTGGAGCCCTTtagtcgacagacagggcttccagttcggCACTGTTTACAGGGCTTCCAGTCacctgctctgttgagagaggtccaggcagtctggccgctctggcAACAAAGCTGATAGAAGTTTTGCCAAGAAATACCTTCCAACCATGACTTCTGTCAAGGGAGGCTTCGTGTGTAGACAGCCCTGGTATCTAAACTGTCATCTTCAATTATTCAAAAAGCTGTAAACTTGTCTTCAAGGAAGTGAAAGCTTTTTCTTAAAACCACAGATGCAAAGTTCTAACATAATATGCTGTTGGCCAGCCACCACTAGCAGTCCTAATCTGTAAACTGAGATTTCTTTGTTCCATCTGTTGTTGTTCTATGGCTCTCACTACACCCCTCTTCTGTGTAACCAGCACAAGCCGCTACAGAGTTGAGGGGGATGGTTTTGAACAGCAGGCTTCAATTTTGTTAactctggggtgggtgggggggagaagggtGCTATTACTCTTTCACCTCAGCTTTCCTGTACCGTGCATTAATTGATTCTGGTACAGGTTACAGGGTTTCTACAATAAACCTCTCACAAAGTGAGACTCTTCTTTGTCTACCCCACAAACTCACTTCACTTGTGAAACCTCTGTCCTCTCATGGAAGGAGGCTGCTGTGAGAGAACTTTCACCCTCTTGCAGCCTAACTTGGTCTATAAAGACTTTAACTGCTTCCCCTTTTAAAACACAAGAGCCAATTAGGCTAACCCCGCGGCTTCTTACTTGCAATGTCTACAGGGAGAGCCAGTAATTTAGTGTGGATGTATCCAATACCTGGTATGCCCTATCACTTGCCTGACCTTTTCCTTAATTCTATAGAGCCAAATGTCAGCCCCAGCATCTGTCAAGAGAGTTGAGGGCAATTGTATCAGATATCACAGTCTcgtcctcctcctttcctctccccccccccccccccccccccccccgaaaaaaaaattctcattatGCTGGGTTATGCCCAGTTGATATTGGCTACCTCACGCTTGTCTTCCCTCCTCCCCGAACTCATTTTTGTGACCATAACAGAGTAATTATGAGAGAAGCCACACTCTCCCTAGTCCCTAAAGTTAATTCAATACACTACCTAAGATCCTAGCTTCAGAGAGGCAGCCTAGCTCTGCCCCAGAGCTTGGTGCCCATCTCTCCCACTCACTCACATGGTTACAACTTCTGGGTCCTACTCCTTCCTTGCAGCTCTGGATTGGAGCTCTagtgctgcccccagctgctatTTAAAAGGGTCCGTTTAAGCCCACTGGGCCCCAGTGCAATTGTTGTCTTTGTGGGGGGCCCTTCCCATTGGGGGACCTGGTCCTGTAGCATCttgaaaactaacaattttattagataCATTtttcatggataaaacccactttctcagattcatcctctttggttttattttacagTTTCCAGATACCCTGCACTGACAAAATGACACTCTATACAGCCACACTAAATGATTGGCTTTTTGAAGGCTTAAACATCAGTGTCTGCTTTCAGCTAGAGCTCCCTCTTGTGCTTTGTCATGTTGTCTTCTCTCCAGAAATTCCTCTATTGAGTAGATTCTATTCAGTAGATCTCCTTGTTCAGAAGGACTGCTAGAGCTCCCTCCTATGTCTTCAGTATATTCTACAAATTCATAAGCACAGCCTGTGGATTTTTTTGAAGAGTGAGTTCCTTTAACCCTAGACAATATAAGAAGAGAAATGACTCCAGCGCTAAGAGCTAATGTCATAGGGGAGTCCTGAAATAGCAAGCTGGCTCCCTAGGTTGCTCCACAAGATTGCAAGTTGGCTTTAGGGTGGGAAACAGAGTAGCCACAAATATAGCGGAATGTTTTTAGACAAGCAGAGCTGTTTCCGATAACACATTTTAAATTGATGCAGTGA
Coding sequences:
- the LOC142019520 gene encoding CDC42 small effector protein 2-B-like → MTEFLVCFNWCNGEQPQPKRRRRLDRNMIGEPMNFVHTAHVGTKDMSSGFTSAGSIQDHMKSKGGYTNGTSASAQL